The window CTTTCCGCCTTTAAGAACAATTATACTTGCTAATATATTGATATATTCTGGATAGAGTTTGAATTGTTGGTACACTTAGTTGACCATATTTAGGATTTATCCTTAAAAATAATTCAACTAGTTTAACCATGTGCTAGAATTAAGCCAAATCCGCAACTATTTTAAAATTTGTATTCACCCCCTCCTCTAGGCAACATCTAGAGTTCCTTTCAACATGAAATTAAGTCATGGATCATAGTCTTGGGAAGTTGTGTCGGTGTGCGGGAGGGTGACAACCACTCAGATGTAGGGTTCATGGAAGAACGATGGCTGACCCGTGGCTTGCAAATTCAAGGCCACAAAGTGATGGCAGTAATCTACATCGAACTCTGTAGACTCCGTCGAAGCTCCCTCGACTACATACAGATGGACGAACTCGAGGAGGATCGGAGccccgaagacaaactcaaagaagaAGCGTCACCATCAGCCTTATTGCCACATCTACGAGGACTAAAAAATgctaacctaaactactaaccggagTGAAGGCACCGAGACTCTCCTCCTGCCATCGGCCGCCTGAGCTGCAGGCAGAGGGGAGCTAAATCCACAGGCTTGCCGGTGATGTCTGGAGGGGAGAATTTACCCTAGCCGTCAAGAGTTAGGGGAGGAACGACAGGTTCTAGCCGTGAGATAGTTCAGTGCATCTTAACATTGGATTGACGGTTTTAAGTGATGAGTGGTTGCTTTGAAATTCCTACAACCAAGAGTAAGAACGAAAAAACCACCAAAAGGCATTAACATCGATACCAATCTATGAACATTTTAACAGGTTGGACTGTGTGCATCGAGTGCAATATATATCTTTTTGTCAGGATAGAATTGTGTCTATTCTGATTGAAGGTCCTTGCTGTTTCCTTTTTCCTTTGCATGGTAGGTCCCCGTTTGAATGATATGAGGCCAATCATACTGTTGAAATTCAACCAACAATAAATTCCAAGGCCCATCACGGGCCAGGTAGAGTAGGGCCCTGTAATGTAACAGCGCAATGCAGTTGCTGGGTCCATTTTGGTGTTTCCGAGATGTAGAATTGGTTTCAGTACTGTACATTCATCATCTCCAGTCATCAATCAGGTagtacatatatccatgcatattgtGGTTCCAATCGATCGAGGAAGACCCCTCTTGGCATAAATGGGACTCGTATTCTGTAGGGAGAAAGGGACCATATGCGCCCATGTTTTCAGCAACCGTTAAACTGTCTCCGGTACTGGAATCGTGAAGGAGACACTTAATTAGGTGCCGACAATCAAAGCAATCCCTTTGGGTCCGAAAATTTACTTTTGATTAGTCTGAAATCTCCAACTTAATTGAGTTCTAGTACGATCGGGCGTGAAATCTACCTATTTGATTATTTCTGCAAGATTATCAATAACACAGAGACTAAcaaaagtttcaaaaaaaaattcacttAACCAGCAAGTCGATCTGTATTATTTGAAATGTAATATTTTCCTTCCCCTTTTACTACTTTATTTATTCCACCCAAAGCAAGGTCGAGTATATTCCTACATCTCTTTTTGAAAGGGGAATATATTACACCTAGCACCTACAAGATGTCGCAAAGACATctcagatgcacacagccaaagaaaaaaaataaaaataaaggtcCCGCCATAGTGATCGAGTGTTCCCTGCAGCCGCCACCACCAGATACAACACTCAGAAAATATAGAAAGTCTCCaaaagcaacaccttcaagaagaaaACAGTGCACAATCGCCGTCGTTGTCCGATCCAAGATTTTAGGTTTTCACCATAGAGAAGTATATCTACCTCTCTTATACATAGAAATATAGATCAACTCATcgtaaaaataaagaaagaaagaaagaaagaaagaaagaagaagtatAGTTCCACTACGGTTTTGCTATTTCTTGAGCAACCGGGAAATTATTATTTCTATGTTCCATCTAACCTAAACAGCGAAATGCAAAATGTAAACAAAATTGAGAATCATGCAAATACCAAAGGATACAAAGAACTTCACTGAAGGTAATGGTGTCGACTAGGAATGAATTATTTCTAAGTCAACCGAGAAATGATCACACCCGTTCAACATCATATACCTACCTGTCCCAAAGAAAGTACAGGGTCAAGTATATCTATAGTACCAAGATAAAGCAAAAGGGGACAATCTAGGTACTATGCATATAAATGCACGGGGACATTAATTATTGTTTGCCCATCAAAAGGAAGCTTCTACGACGCAAATAAATTAAAATGAAATATACTAGCATTTGGTAGGTATATGTCACTCTTTTACCTACAATTTTGATACTCTCTTACATGCAAATCACAGACCCTTTGGAGAGGATATCCGATACTTTCTTTACGATGTTTTCATGCTACCTAAAAAAAGTACAATAAAATATGAACTTTTTACAACATTGACACAATATGACTTTAGTACTCCCACGACCCAAATTTATTTCTAAACTTTGTACACTATAATAAGACACAAAAAGGGCAAATGGTACTACTACTTATAGTCAGATTGATCCTttctgtgtcatcatatgtgacgaaTTTGGTGTTGAAATTTTACAGCATGGTACGTGCATCTTGTATCACAAGATTGTCAATGTTTAAAAAGAAAGTAATACAATTATTATTGTATTTTTGTTGTTATTATGTGGTACGTTGGACGAGCCACAAAAGGAGGAACCACGGGATATTTTCTCACACACTTTGGCCGAGCGTCTAAATTCTACGTCAGCTCTGGGTGAATTCATCACTACCTCCACCATGCATGGCACTATCACCAAATCCCCTCGTCCATCTATCCATGCATAAAATACCATTATAGAGGCAGAATAATTTGCTCCCGGTGAGCGCATGAAAAGGGCACACATATGCGTGCGTCACCAGCTAATAATTTTCCCACGCCGGTTGCGCGAGTGCGTGCGTGACACACGTGTGATCGAGAGGCTCCTGAATATTCCACCCGGGGAGCGGCGGTAAATACAAATTAACTACAAGGCCAGACAGAGAGAGCTAAAAGTTGTCGACAAGGGACAAAACCAGGATCGCCCGGGATTTCTACACCATCATTTGACCGCGACAAGGCGTTAAAAGTATGATCGTACGTGTGGCACGAGGCTGTACAATATTTCAACACGAGAGGTAACGGGAGCCAGAAAAGTAGTGCCTGATGGTCCGACTTCACATCGATCGATctctccccccctttttccccttctcGAACTTGCATCCAATACCGACACAAGAAACAGCTGGAGAAGGCCAAAAACCATGCGCCTTTTGGTTTCCCAACAGTTTTCCTCTTGTCGCCACACACGGTCAGGGTCGAGACAACGATCCGTCGATCTCCATCGATTCGTCCATGGCACGCACACGCATGCTGTTAATTTGTTGGTCCATCAGCTTCCATCCCGTGCCGGCTTGCACGCCCTCAAAATTATTGGAGCACATGATGGTAAACTGTCAATCGATCGCAATAATGCACAGAGTTATCACATTTCATGGTTGATTTTTTTTATGGCTAAAACTTATGGTCTATTCATAGTTTGTTTGTCGACACCTCCATCCGTGTCCAATGGAATGCACACGCTAAAAATCATTGGAGCACAGGATGTTAATTTGTCAACAATAGCAATAGTAAACACAATGATCACATTTTCAAAAATaattcacgggtaaaacttgcgatatATATTCATAGTTTGTCGAGACCTACATCCGTGTCCACTGGCATGCCCACCCTAAAAATTATTGGAACATATATGATGTAAATTTGTCGATCAATCTATTGATCACAATAATGCACACGATGATCACACCTCTACGGTTGATTGAAAGGGCTCTCATAGTATATACCATGTATATAAGCTATAGGTACACTGTGATGATTTAATTAATTAACAATACATATATCCCAAATATATTTACTCTGCTCTCCTACCACACGCGGTCCTTTCTCAATTCTGTAATTTGATCCTTCACGTCAAGATCAGCTCCGGTCTCTTGAGTCTCACTCTCACGCCGCTTTGGTTGTCTCCTCCAATTATTCACGTACGTACGTACAATACCGGCcatgcacgcacgcatgcatgtaGTACGTAGAGAGATCGGTCGGGTCGAGTTAGTGCTCCTAGTGCACGTACGTGCATGCATGCGGCATGACGTGCGTCCCGCGCACTAGAAACACTTTTGACAATTGATTAATTAACCACCGCCATACGTTTTCAATTCATCGTCGTCAAGTCCGCGTGGAGGGACGACACCGACCGCGCCAGGCTCCACAGGTCGCCGtccccggcgccggcgccggtggcGCCGCCGTGCCCGTCCACGAAGAAGGACGCCATGCTGCTGTTCTTGCTGGCGGACGCGACGTCGTCGGAGAGGCCGTTGAGCTCGTACGAGGCCGCGAGCCGGTCGAGCGAGTCCCACTCTGTGCCGATGTTGTtgttccctgaaccgccgccgtacTCGGTTGCCGGAGGGTGCAGGAGCCCGCCCGAGACGACGTGCTCGAGCGGCGGGAGCTTCATGAACCGCTCGTACAGGGTCCCGTTCGGGCACGCGGTGCTGTTGATCAGGTGGTCCAGCGCCGAGCCGGCGGCAGGCTTGGCCTCCTGCTTGcacggcgtcgtgggggagcggccATGCATGTAGTGGTTGAGGATGTGGTCGAGCGCGTCGTCGCTGGCGGAGTAGTGCAGCAGCTGGTTCTGCtggtcctgctgctgctgctgcgccgcCTTGATGTGGTTGCTGATGGTGGTCACCGTCGACGAGCAGTTGCTCTGGCTGCGCTCCATGGGGGCGGCGCCGGCCAGCTTGTTGgacgccgctccgccgccgccgccgccgttctggCCTTGGTTCACGACGATgttcttcttcttgaacaccctgcAGATGACCCATCCGTCCTCCTGCCCCGACGACTGGTCTCCGGCCACGCCACGAATCTGCTCAGACGGACAATAATTCACATGAGATCGATAACATTGGGCCGGCGGTACGTTTGTACTAGAGGAGCACACAAGTCAATCGAGTAATCAAGTGCTTGGAGAAATGCTTAAACGTCACATGCATGCAATTATTTGTGGTAATTTAGATTAGTCTAGACTCTAGACTCTAGTCTGTGTCAAGCTCATGCAATCGTGTCGCAGAATTTTCGATTAAGAAGAAAACGCACTTCCAAGTTAATTAGGCAGGCCACTTAAAAAAGCATACAAATTACGAACCTATGTTCAACCACATTACTAGTTCCATATGACAAAATTAATTAAAGAATCACAGGTAGTTATGGAAGATTAATTCCCCTCTTCATGCATGACACACCACCCTACACACCCATGAA is drawn from Triticum dicoccoides isolate Atlit2015 ecotype Zavitan chromosome 4A, WEW_v2.0, whole genome shotgun sequence and contains these coding sequences:
- the LOC119287962 gene encoding NAC domain-containing protein 43-like, producing MSISVNGQSVVPPGFRFHPTEEELLTYYLAKKVASQRIDLDVIPDVDLNKLEPWDIQERCRIGTGPQNDWYLFSHKDKKYPTGTRTNRATAAGFWKATGRDKAIYSAAGSGRIGMRKTLVFYKGRAPHGHKSDWIMHEYRLDDAVPAPANPNNPAAPGDAGSTYYSGTSSSPIRGVAGDQSSGQEDGWVICRVFKKKNIVVNQGQNGGGGGGAASNKLAGAAPMERSQSNCSSTVTTISNHIKAAQQQQQDQQNQLLHYSASDDALDHILNHYMHGRSPTTPCKQEAKPAAGSALDHLINSTACPNGTLYERFMKLPPLEHVVSGGLLHPPATEYGGGSGNNNIGTEWDSLDRLAASYELNGLSDDVASASKNSSMASFFVDGHGGATGAGAGDGDLWSLARSVSSLHADLTTMN